The following are encoded together in the Thalassomonas haliotis genome:
- a CDS encoding group II intron maturase-specific domain-containing protein: MHFLYFGDIYGQHCFQSYKLSQYLCGWINYFGIVNAYQCCVELEHWMRHWDRLAYWLKWRKPRTKVRNLIKLGVPIQAAVSCAITRKGSWRSAKLRGLTRRSR; this comes from the coding sequence ATGCATTTTTTATATTTTGGGGACATATATGGTCAACACTGCTTTCAATCATACAAGCTCAGTCAGTATCTATGCGGCTGGATAAACTATTTTGGTATAGTCAACGCTTACCAGTGCTGCGTCGAGTTAGAGCACTGGATGAGACACTGGGACAGGTTGGCCTATTGGTTAAAATGGCGCAAGCCGAGAACGAAAGTGAGAAACTTGATAAAATTGGGTGTACCGATACAAGCTGCCGTTTCCTGTGCCATTACTAGAAAAGGGTCATGGCGTAGTGCAAAACTCCGGGGATTAACCAGGCGCTCTCGTTAG
- a CDS encoding DUF1971 domain-containing protein — MSAIPDDYVNYKSTQEMTPDNVPKMFLHLHNTRAGVYGKICVISGQLKFYGFADRRGEVEQEIIIQAGDFAVSPPEYWHKVEFLTENTRFRVDFYAQKDSDIVMQNRSERNE; from the coding sequence ATGTCAGCCATTCCAGATGATTATGTCAATTACAAATCCACCCAAGAAATGACCCCGGATAATGTTCCTAAGATGTTTCTGCACCTGCACAATACCCGGGCCGGGGTGTACGGTAAAATTTGTGTTATCAGCGGACAACTGAAGTTTTACGGCTTTGCCGACAGGCGGGGAGAAGTCGAGCAGGAAATCATCATTCAAGCCGGTGACTTTGCCGTCTCACCTCCCGAATACTGGCACAAGGTGGAATTTCTCACCGAGAATACCCGTTTCAGGGTAGATTTTTACGCGCAAAAAGACTCGGATATCGTGATGCAAAACCGCAGTGAGCGTAATGAATAA
- a CDS encoding energy transducer TonB, producing the protein MSLKKALLSFSFSAMALSLPSFANFADTQSVSTPAPTAKVKQIATITDAVAQHRGAPRYPADEARSGREGWAVLSYVIETDGSVSNILVEESSGRRSFDRAAVKAAKKWRYQPAIENGKPVQQCHNRVKIDFSIKGANSSVSRKFLRRYKDILALIEKDDLVLAKEKIDQLKTFKQWRLSEEMYFSLARASYARKTGDKALELASLKRALAADSNRLNPEFQLSTLQHIYNLNLSQNRLHDALATYDKITSTAKDESQIKPFKDSKNAVEDFIHGGQDIILNGALKENNAWNHTLVRKAFSLTNIKGSLHKLDVRCANKRHVFTVENNTSWEIPESWQRCSVYVYGEKKTEFQLIEHPVAKT; encoded by the coding sequence ATGTCACTGAAAAAAGCTCTGTTATCTTTTTCCTTTTCGGCAATGGCGCTATCTTTGCCAAGTTTCGCAAACTTTGCCGATACTCAATCGGTATCCACTCCGGCTCCTACAGCTAAAGTTAAACAAATCGCCACTATCACAGATGCCGTGGCACAACACCGGGGAGCGCCCAGATATCCGGCAGATGAAGCAAGAAGCGGACGTGAAGGCTGGGCAGTATTAAGTTATGTCATTGAAACCGACGGCTCTGTCAGCAATATCCTGGTGGAAGAATCGTCGGGGCGAAGAAGTTTTGATAGGGCGGCGGTGAAAGCGGCAAAAAAATGGCGCTATCAGCCCGCCATAGAAAACGGCAAGCCGGTGCAGCAATGCCACAATCGCGTCAAGATAGACTTTAGTATAAAAGGGGCGAACAGCTCGGTCAGCCGAAAGTTTTTGAGGCGATATAAAGACATCCTGGCACTGATAGAAAAAGATGATCTTGTCCTGGCCAAAGAGAAAATTGACCAACTTAAAACCTTTAAGCAATGGCGACTGAGCGAGGAAATGTACTTTTCCTTAGCCCGGGCAAGCTACGCCAGAAAAACCGGGGACAAAGCGCTGGAGCTAGCCAGCCTGAAACGGGCACTAGCGGCTGATAGCAATAGACTCAACCCTGAATTTCAGCTGTCGACATTACAGCATATCTATAACCTGAACCTTTCCCAGAACCGCTTACATGATGCACTGGCAACCTATGACAAAATAACAAGCACCGCCAAAGATGAATCCCAAATAAAGCCCTTCAAGGACAGCAAAAATGCGGTTGAAGACTTTATTCACGGCGGGCAGGACATAATCCTTAACGGCGCCTTAAAGGAAAATAACGCCTGGAACCATACCTTAGTCAGAAAAGCATTTTCCCTGACAAATATTAAAGGCAGCTTGCACAAACTCGACGTGCGCTGCGCCAATAAACGTCATGTCTTTACCGTGGAAAATAATACCAGCTGGGAAATTCCAGAAAGCTGGCAACGCTGCAGTGTTTATGTTTACGGGGAGAAAAAGACTGAGTTTCAGTTAATTGAGCACCCGGTCGCCAAAACGTAG
- the ccoN gene encoding cytochrome-c oxidase, cbb3-type subunit I, protein MSQSNTSAVDYNMKVVRQFTVMTVIWGFVGTLVGVLIAAQLIWPALNFDTPWLTYSRLRPLHTNAVIFAFGTSALFATSYYVVQRTCKTALFGGNLASFTFWGWQAVIVAAAITLPMGYTSSKEYAELEWPIDILIAVVWVSYAIVFFGTLIQRKTSHIYVANWFFGGFIITVAVLHIGNSMVIPVSMMKSYSLYSGAIDAMMQWWYGHNAVGFLLTAGFLGMMYYFVPKQAERPVYSYRLSIVHFWALVSLYIWAGPHHLHYTALPDWAQSVGMVMSVVLFLPSWGGMINGIMTLSGAWHKLRHDPILRFLIVSLSFYGMSTFEGPMMAIKSVNALSHYTDWTVGHVHSGALGWVAMVSIGAMYHLIPILFNQGRMYSIRLINIHFWMHTAGIVLYIVAMWISGVMQGLMWRAVNTDGTLTYSFVESLTASYPFYFMRFLGGTLVVAGFVIMIYNMFKTIGAKDGSLERIEAA, encoded by the coding sequence ATGAGTCAAAGTAATACGTCAGCAGTTGACTACAACATGAAAGTTGTGCGTCAATTTACTGTAATGACGGTAATCTGGGGATTCGTCGGAACACTTGTTGGTGTTCTCATTGCTGCACAGTTAATCTGGCCGGCATTGAACTTTGATACCCCCTGGCTTACCTATTCTCGTCTTCGTCCACTACATACCAATGCGGTAATTTTCGCCTTTGGTACCAGTGCCTTGTTTGCTACCTCTTACTACGTGGTACAGCGTACCTGTAAAACCGCGCTGTTTGGCGGGAACCTGGCATCTTTTACCTTCTGGGGCTGGCAGGCCGTTATTGTTGCCGCCGCTATCACCTTACCTATGGGTTATACCTCAAGTAAGGAATACGCAGAATTAGAATGGCCAATTGATATCCTGATCGCCGTGGTCTGGGTTTCTTATGCCATCGTTTTCTTTGGTACCCTAATCCAGCGTAAAACCTCCCATATCTACGTAGCCAACTGGTTCTTCGGTGGTTTTATTATCACAGTTGCGGTATTGCACATAGGTAACTCTATGGTGATCCCTGTTTCTATGATGAAGTCCTATTCACTTTACTCAGGCGCCATTGATGCCATGATGCAGTGGTGGTACGGCCATAACGCGGTAGGTTTCCTGTTAACCGCCGGCTTCCTGGGCATGATGTACTACTTTGTTCCTAAGCAGGCTGAACGTCCGGTTTATTCTTACCGTTTATCCATCGTTCACTTCTGGGCTCTGGTTTCCCTTTATATCTGGGCCGGCCCTCACCATTTGCACTACACAGCTCTGCCTGACTGGGCTCAGTCTGTGGGTATGGTAATGTCTGTGGTATTATTCCTGCCTTCATGGGGTGGTATGATCAACGGTATTATGACCTTATCCGGCGCCTGGCATAAACTTCGCCACGATCCGATTTTACGTTTCCTGATCGTTTCCCTGTCTTTCTACGGTATGTCTACCTTCGAAGGCCCGATGATGGCGATCAAATCGGTCAATGCTTTATCTCACTACACCGACTGGACCGTAGGTCACGTACACTCAGGTGCCCTTGGTTGGGTTGCCATGGTATCTATCGGTGCCATGTACCACCTGATCCCTATCCTGTTTAACCAGGGCCGTATGTACAGCATCCGTTTAATCAATATCCACTTCTGGATGCACACCGCAGGTATCGTGCTTTATATCGTTGCCATGTGGATCTCGGGTGTTATGCAAGGTTTGATGTGGCGTGCGGTAAATACCGACGGTACCTTAACCTACAGCTTCGTAGAAAGCTTAACGGCTTCTTACCCTTTCTATTTCATGCGTTTCTTAGGTGGTACACTGGTTGTAGCCGGCTTTGTTATCATGATTTATAACATGTTTAAAACCATCGGCGCCAAAGACGGAAGTCTAGAGCGTATCGAAGCAGCCTAG
- a CDS encoding YdbL family protein, whose protein sequence is MKIKLITAALACLLAFAAHALTLSDAKSAGLLGEQADGYLGLVKQNSEAKALMLTVNKKRLAHFKAIAKKNKTSVADVAALAGAKFINETAKGHYIKTSSGTWKKK, encoded by the coding sequence ATGAAAATTAAATTAATCACGGCCGCTTTGGCCTGCTTACTGGCTTTTGCCGCCCATGCCTTAACCTTAAGTGATGCAAAAAGCGCAGGTTTACTTGGCGAGCAAGCCGACGGTTACCTGGGGCTGGTTAAACAAAACAGTGAGGCGAAAGCCCTGATGCTGACGGTGAATAAAAAGCGCCTGGCGCATTTTAAAGCAATCGCCAAGAAAAATAAGACTTCAGTTGCCGATGTTGCCGCTTTGGCGGGAGCAAAGTTTATCAATGAAACCGCCAAGGGCCATTATATTAAAACCAGCTCAGGCACATGGAAGAAAAAATAA
- a CDS encoding YnbE family lipoprotein has translation MKMKLSALIIALLLFGCTPTVQVAADKPVTINLNVKIEHEIRIKVDKELDKIINDDELF, from the coding sequence ATGAAAATGAAATTATCGGCCCTGATAATAGCCCTGCTGCTGTTTGGCTGTACCCCTACGGTGCAGGTAGCGGCAGACAAGCCGGTTACCATAAACCTGAATGTAAAGATAGAACATGAAATCCGCATCAAGGTGGATAAAGAGTTAGATAAAATTATCAATGACGACGAATTATTTTAG
- a CDS encoding YdbH domain-containing protein, with protein sequence MNFDQVVRLSANFYLKHYHRELKLVVNALEIEEFNPDVIKFSDLILTQENSRLNLSGFQLHLAPEKPYWLSRLILDKGQLLLDLDSLSQLLAVKEKSGHGDSAALYRELLSALSALPDIKIKELSAELFSPRKKVRDKLLLVDSHLDLMANTRVSINLTANRQDLVSLQAGFDAKAIAGELTADLGKLNSLTARYFEQPLMITGKLNSDFTLIPAAASWSLAASNQVSNSRLDLSGITGEAASFLVDGDFTLNYRDNVLKAATGQGSELIIKPAAETVKSLKGKLKQKKLKQDINRYLLENIPYQVIVAAGSTVNLDINKTLLSGKLQLDSQLKNGEISIKLPKFTITGQAQTAHWQLDYQQQQPIEQLGKALLSLQGEMLYSPLETTLAVKAGELLLKEVKHQEQRMQQGVFELAKPTLIQFRDDQVRLSETLLLTSVFERVQIEQQSFEQIRGEHNVQQIAAALGIDSTWQLDDALSLTSEHLFDKNVVKGKLMFDNTPLSELLARAELPELLSLDGQMDNEIHYEFDLAAQALSARVSGQLLNGFGSYDDIVFDDIKGRWSCFWQEPQLSCEQLSFSGGEVDAGIDITEVISKGKFFWQQDNWSYQLGQFSAGLLGGAVSLAPVDIFSDQAFSGTLTLTHISLAELVALQQQPGIDVTGFLDGELPFSYDSNGLSIKRGILVNQGEGIIKVDGNPAVEQLKQSQPGLKFALDALKKLHYQHLGSEVTMSPDGATEIKMSMQGRNPDIARPIHFNYLHQENLLQLLRSLRIDSQLSEDIEQAISK encoded by the coding sequence ATGAATTTTGATCAAGTGGTGCGCCTCAGTGCCAATTTTTACCTGAAGCATTATCACAGGGAATTAAAACTGGTAGTCAATGCCCTGGAAATTGAAGAATTTAATCCGGATGTTATTAAGTTCAGTGATTTAATTTTAACGCAGGAAAACAGCCGGCTTAATTTGTCGGGGTTTCAGTTGCACCTGGCACCCGAAAAACCTTACTGGCTTAGCCGGCTTATTTTAGATAAAGGGCAATTGCTGCTGGATCTAGATAGCCTGTCTCAATTATTAGCGGTGAAAGAAAAGTCGGGCCATGGCGACAGCGCCGCTTTGTATCGGGAATTACTGTCAGCATTATCTGCCTTACCTGATATTAAGATAAAAGAACTTAGCGCAGAGTTATTTTCCCCTCGGAAAAAAGTCCGGGATAAGTTGCTTTTGGTGGATAGCCATTTAGATTTGATGGCTAACACAAGAGTCAGCATTAACTTAACGGCAAACCGGCAAGACTTGGTGAGCTTACAAGCCGGTTTTGACGCCAAAGCGATTGCCGGGGAGTTAACCGCTGACCTTGGCAAGCTTAACTCTCTGACTGCGCGCTATTTTGAGCAACCCTTGATGATAACCGGTAAGCTTAACAGTGATTTTACCTTGATACCGGCAGCTGCCAGCTGGTCTTTAGCGGCAAGCAATCAAGTGAGCAATAGCCGGTTGGATCTTTCAGGGATAACCGGGGAAGCTGCAAGTTTTTTAGTTGACGGGGATTTTACCCTGAATTATCGCGATAACGTGTTAAAGGCGGCCACAGGGCAGGGAAGCGAATTAATAATCAAACCTGCCGCAGAGACGGTTAAAAGCCTTAAGGGCAAACTTAAGCAAAAAAAGCTCAAGCAAGACATTAACCGTTACCTGTTGGAAAATATCCCATACCAGGTGATTGTAGCAGCGGGCAGCACTGTTAATCTGGATATAAATAAAACGCTTTTATCCGGCAAGCTACAGCTGGACAGTCAGCTCAAAAATGGCGAAATATCCATTAAGCTGCCGAAGTTTACAATTACCGGGCAAGCGCAGACGGCTCACTGGCAGCTTGATTACCAACAGCAACAGCCAATTGAGCAACTGGGGAAAGCGCTACTTAGTTTGCAGGGGGAAATGCTTTATTCACCATTAGAAACAACGCTGGCAGTAAAGGCCGGAGAATTATTGTTGAAAGAGGTTAAGCATCAAGAGCAAAGGATGCAACAGGGCGTTTTTGAGTTGGCTAAGCCGACGCTAATTCAGTTTAGGGATGACCAGGTAAGGCTCAGTGAAACCTTGCTTCTTACCTCGGTTTTTGAACGAGTACAAATTGAGCAGCAGAGCTTTGAGCAGATCCGGGGCGAGCATAACGTACAGCAAATAGCTGCTGCTTTGGGTATTGACAGCACATGGCAACTGGATGATGCCCTCAGTTTAACCAGTGAACATCTGTTTGATAAGAATGTTGTAAAGGGCAAGCTCATGTTTGACAATACGCCTTTATCTGAACTGCTTGCCAGGGCAGAACTCCCCGAGCTGCTCTCGCTGGACGGGCAAATGGACAATGAAATTCATTATGAGTTTGACCTGGCGGCGCAGGCACTGAGCGCCCGGGTGTCGGGGCAGTTATTGAACGGCTTTGGCAGTTATGATGATATTGTCTTTGATGATATTAAGGGCCGCTGGTCCTGTTTCTGGCAAGAGCCTCAATTGAGCTGCGAGCAGCTTAGCTTTAGTGGCGGAGAAGTCGATGCCGGTATTGATATCACAGAGGTGATCTCCAAAGGCAAGTTCTTCTGGCAACAGGATAACTGGTCTTATCAACTCGGCCAGTTCAGTGCCGGATTGCTCGGCGGAGCTGTCAGCCTGGCGCCGGTTGATATTTTCTCCGACCAGGCATTTTCCGGCACTTTAACCTTAACGCACATCTCCCTGGCCGAATTGGTGGCACTGCAGCAGCAGCCGGGTATTGATGTGACCGGGTTTCTTGATGGTGAGCTGCCTTTTAGCTATGACAGTAACGGCTTGAGTATAAAGCGGGGGATACTTGTTAATCAGGGGGAAGGGATAATTAAGGTAGACGGCAACCCGGCAGTAGAGCAATTAAAGCAAAGCCAACCTGGGCTTAAATTTGCCCTGGATGCATTGAAAAAGTTGCATTACCAGCACTTGGGCAGTGAAGTGACTATGTCCCCCGACGGGGCAACCGAGATCAAAATGTCGATGCAGGGCCGTAATCCTGATATCGCCCGGCCGATTCATTTTAATTATCTGCATCAGGAGAATTTGCTGCAATTGCTGCGCAGCCTGAGAATCGATAGCCAGTTAAGTGAAGATATTGAACAAGCCATTAGCAAATAG
- a CDS encoding sensor histidine kinase, whose product MRTLAALLYLLIVGCLLLASYATDSLVDDYYREEVSEEYRQYGQLLTLLIGRELSADQSHNQQRLAYWRNYLSEEIDNIELMPLPAKAAGKGESYVDVIEISAQTDQLVVVSPLLQAPLKDKALKYYFVSSFSDEYIGAYYLGIIAIYFFLALIITLISWAMYRYLRQISKVTRELAGGNFTSRMPRYRIPALQQLSTDINHMATALEDKTQENIILTGAIHHELRIPVTRLRLALDIALHGGSRQEIEALLQGMDEDLEELSSLMEEILAISRLRLNAVEIAKEALSLADIAGQVVGQMNEQIPQQRHTALKLTFKTATDFCLQANPTLLERALFNVISNGVKYCQSRVDVALSREKDQVILSVADDGPGIAEDERARIVKPFYRTDKSRNRDTGGFGLGLAIANMVVKDTHGWISITDSPLGGARVNIHWRAE is encoded by the coding sequence ATGCGCACCCTTGCCGCCCTCTTATATTTACTGATCGTCGGTTGCCTGCTGCTCGCCAGCTATGCCACCGACTCCCTGGTGGATGACTATTACCGGGAAGAGGTCAGCGAAGAATATCGCCAATACGGACAGCTGCTGACCTTGCTGATTGGCCGCGAGCTAAGCGCCGATCAATCCCATAACCAGCAAAGGCTGGCTTACTGGCGTAACTATTTGAGTGAAGAAATTGACAACATTGAGCTCATGCCACTGCCGGCTAAAGCCGCCGGCAAGGGTGAGAGTTATGTCGATGTTATCGAGATCAGCGCGCAAACAGATCAGCTGGTGGTCGTCTCTCCCCTGCTGCAAGCCCCGCTGAAAGATAAGGCGCTGAAATATTATTTTGTCAGCAGCTTTTCCGACGAATACATAGGCGCCTATTACCTTGGCATTATTGCCATCTACTTTTTTCTCGCCCTGATCATTACCCTGATTTCCTGGGCCATGTATCGCTACCTAAGGCAAATATCCAAGGTTACCCGTGAACTTGCCGGCGGGAATTTCACTTCGCGCATGCCCCGCTACCGTATTCCTGCGCTGCAACAACTGAGCACAGATATCAACCATATGGCCACGGCGCTTGAGGATAAAACCCAGGAAAACATTATTCTCACCGGCGCTATCCACCATGAACTGAGGATCCCGGTTACCCGGCTGCGCCTGGCTTTGGATATCGCCTTACACGGCGGCTCCCGCCAAGAAATTGAAGCCTTGCTCCAGGGCATGGATGAAGATCTGGAAGAGCTATCGTCCCTGATGGAAGAAATACTCGCCATCTCCAGGCTCAGGCTAAACGCAGTGGAGATTGCCAAAGAAGCACTGTCTCTCGCCGATATTGCCGGACAAGTTGTCGGGCAAATGAACGAGCAAATCCCCCAACAGCGCCATACGGCGCTAAAGCTGACTTTCAAGACAGCAACAGACTTTTGTTTACAGGCCAACCCTACCCTGCTTGAGCGCGCCCTGTTTAATGTCATCAGCAACGGCGTCAAATATTGCCAAAGCCGGGTGGATGTCGCCTTGAGCCGGGAAAAAGATCAAGTCATTTTATCGGTCGCCGACGATGGCCCCGGCATAGCAGAAGATGAAAGAGCGCGGATTGTAAAACCCTTTTACCGCACCGATAAAAGCCGCAACCGGGACACCGGGGGATTTGGCCTGGGACTGGCAATAGCCAATATGGTGGTCAAAGATACCCATGGCTGGATAAGCATCACCGACAGTCCTCTTGGCGGCGCCCGGGTAAATATCCATTGGCGGGCCGAATAA
- a CDS encoding flavin monoamine oxidase family protein, whose protein sequence is MTLSGKTKVLFMLAALSVLPGCGSGGKSSGQAENPANNNQEPVASVIVIGAGMSGIKAAKQLSDAGLEVTVLEGRDRIGGRTWSDRSWGKALDLGASWIHGIQGNPIHALAQSLNQPLQEWDYDNGVVYDAQGNIDTQIDAKIEPAQEAVMGHGMVLATFNSDATIQDAVEAARESGDLEGLTEVEINYMVNSNIEQEVAADADKVTIAGLVDNDSFDGPDVLFPQGYDALVSGLGQGLDIQLNTYVQSINYQNAKVTVGTSQGEFRADYVVVTVPLGVLKKEVIDFIPALPEEKQAAIHGLDMGVMNKLYLRFPEIFWDNSVDNIAQASELKGHWSYWLNLSKVTEKPVLLAFNVGSYGAEIEALSDDETVSLAMAELRKFYGADIPEPTGHLITRWSQDPFSYGSYSYVPKGATSEMREELASPVLGKVFFAGEATHSKYPSTVHGAYLSGERAAVEILEEVRN, encoded by the coding sequence ATGACCTTATCAGGAAAAACGAAAGTTTTATTTATGCTGGCCGCTTTGTCTGTGTTACCCGGTTGCGGCTCGGGCGGTAAATCGTCCGGGCAGGCGGAAAATCCTGCCAACAATAACCAGGAGCCAGTAGCAAGCGTAATTGTTATCGGCGCCGGTATGTCGGGCATCAAGGCCGCCAAACAGCTTAGCGATGCCGGGCTTGAGGTCACTGTGCTTGAAGGGCGGGACCGCATCGGCGGCAGAACCTGGAGTGACCGCTCCTGGGGCAAGGCCCTGGACCTTGGCGCCAGCTGGATTCACGGCATACAGGGCAATCCCATCCATGCCCTGGCACAATCGCTAAACCAGCCTTTGCAGGAATGGGATTACGACAACGGGGTTGTCTATGACGCCCAGGGCAATATCGACACGCAAATTGATGCCAAGATAGAACCGGCCCAGGAGGCGGTAATGGGCCATGGTATGGTGCTTGCCACCTTTAACAGCGACGCCACCATACAGGATGCGGTAGAAGCTGCCCGAGAAAGTGGTGATTTAGAAGGGTTAACCGAGGTGGAAATTAATTATATGGTTAACAGCAATATTGAGCAGGAAGTTGCCGCCGATGCCGACAAAGTCACCATAGCCGGTCTTGTTGACAACGACAGTTTTGACGGGCCGGACGTGCTCTTTCCCCAAGGATACGACGCCCTGGTAAGCGGTCTGGGCCAGGGGCTGGATATTCAATTAAATACCTATGTGCAAAGCATCAATTACCAAAATGCCAAGGTGACTGTTGGTACCAGCCAGGGAGAGTTCCGCGCCGATTATGTGGTGGTTACCGTACCTTTGGGTGTGCTGAAAAAAGAAGTGATCGACTTTATTCCGGCTTTGCCTGAGGAAAAGCAAGCGGCGATCCATGGGCTGGACATGGGGGTCATGAACAAACTTTATCTGCGTTTCCCAGAAATTTTCTGGGACAACAGCGTTGATAACATTGCCCAGGCCAGCGAGCTAAAAGGGCACTGGAGTTATTGGCTTAACCTGAGTAAAGTTACCGAAAAACCTGTATTGCTGGCGTTTAATGTCGGCAGTTACGGCGCCGAGATAGAGGCGCTAAGCGATGATGAAACCGTGTCCCTGGCCATGGCGGAGCTGCGCAAATTTTACGGGGCGGATATTCCAGAGCCGACCGGCCATCTTATTACCCGCTGGTCGCAAGACCCTTTTAGTTATGGCTCATATTCCTATGTTCCCAAGGGAGCGACGAGTGAAATGAGGGAAGAGCTGGCGTCGCCGGTTTTGGGCAAGGTCTTCTTTGCCGGTGAAGCCACCCACAGCAAATACCCGTCTACGGTCCATGGCGCTTACCTGTCAGGAGAGCGGGCGGCTGTCGAGATCCTTGAAGAGGTGCGGAATTAA
- a CDS encoding response regulator transcription factor — protein MTPEKAEQPTRLLIVEDDQRIAKLLQQFLRSEHFAVDWLQSGEEAVDYIRQTPPDLVILDLMLPKMDGVEVCSAIRPDFDKGILMLTAHEGDIIEVTALNAGVDDFLCKPVRTHVLLARLNALLRRQSKPRQSVIQVQDLLIDQDKRAVSRNGQKLPLGEAEFELLWQLAIQAGAIVKRDDLFHLLRGKEYDGLDRSIDMRVSKLRKKLSQGNSQLDYIRTIRQLGYVLVKD, from the coding sequence ATGACTCCAGAGAAAGCCGAGCAGCCCACAAGATTATTGATTGTTGAAGATGACCAACGTATCGCAAAATTATTGCAGCAGTTTTTACGCTCCGAGCATTTTGCGGTCGACTGGCTGCAAAGCGGCGAAGAGGCGGTGGACTATATCCGCCAGACACCGCCGGATTTGGTGATCCTGGATTTGATGCTGCCGAAAATGGACGGGGTTGAAGTGTGCAGCGCCATCCGCCCCGATTTTGATAAAGGCATTTTAATGCTCACCGCCCATGAAGGGGATATTATCGAGGTTACCGCCTTAAATGCCGGGGTTGACGATTTCCTGTGTAAACCTGTGCGCACCCATGTATTACTGGCCCGGCTCAATGCCCTGCTCAGGCGCCAGTCAAAACCCCGGCAAAGTGTCATCCAAGTGCAGGATTTGCTGATTGACCAGGATAAAAGAGCCGTGTCCCGTAACGGGCAAAAGCTCCCCTTGGGGGAAGCCGAATTTGAATTGTTATGGCAGCTGGCAATACAGGCAGGCGCCATAGTCAAACGCGACGACCTGTTCCACCTGCTGCGGGGCAAGGAATATGACGGCCTTGACCGCTCGATTGACATGCGGGTATCTAAGCTGAGAAAAAAGCTCTCTCAAGGAAACAGCCAGCTGGATTATATCCGCACCATAAGACAACTCGGTTATGTACTGGTTAAAGACTAA
- a CDS encoding RDD family protein yields MSSEMNNNNDAGVSGEQQADSKDSGNKQEICYVGFWARVMASLVDTVILMLISWPLLLALYGKEYLEFEQLVAGPADFVISWVFPVVAVIAFWLYKQATPGKMLVSAKIVDAKTGNKPTRGQCILRYFGYFLSIIPFGYGMLCVGWDKKKQGWHDKLAATLVIRESQADNEANRTD; encoded by the coding sequence ATGAGCAGTGAAATGAATAACAATAACGATGCCGGTGTTAGTGGAGAGCAGCAAGCTGATAGCAAGGACTCAGGCAATAAGCAGGAAATTTGCTATGTCGGTTTTTGGGCCAGGGTGATGGCGTCTTTAGTCGATACGGTTATCCTGATGCTGATCAGCTGGCCTTTGCTGCTGGCCTTGTACGGCAAAGAATATCTGGAATTTGAGCAACTGGTTGCCGGACCGGCAGACTTTGTTATCAGCTGGGTGTTTCCTGTAGTGGCGGTGATTGCTTTTTGGCTCTACAAGCAGGCCACCCCGGGAAAAATGCTGGTGTCTGCAAAAATTGTCGATGCCAAAACCGGCAACAAACCGACAAGGGGGCAATGTATCCTGCGTTATTTCGGCTATTTCCTCTCTATTATCCCTTTTGGCTATGGCATGCTGTGTGTGGGCTGGGACAAAAAAAAGCAGGGCTGGCATGACAAGCTTGCCGCTACCCTGGTGATCCGGGAAAGCCAGGCCGATAACGAAGCGAATAGAACCGACTAA